In the Bordetella genomosp. 10 genome, one interval contains:
- a CDS encoding LysR family transcriptional regulator, with amino-acid sequence MNIRQLVSFCRVAEVGSFAAAAKALHATQSTISTRIRELETTWGVELFDRTHHGLQLTAKGQEILPWARQIVSLSERIGFHLGEPDALTGLLRIGVAGRIAHTWLPRLISTIRARYSQVRFDITLGLTAPLLHMVKSGELDIAFAGAPVIDPALNAVSLGYDEFVWMASPELGLPTGRTLTPADLVKWPIVGLSQASPHHPAIAQWFGAANVEYAPHISCNDMGMAAKLIAAGLGIGLLHRTSHRNEVLAGLLTVLDTAPTFPRLEFVAVHQRSNTGALVAAVALLAAEISEFPRPAP; translated from the coding sequence ATGAATATCCGACAACTGGTTTCGTTTTGCCGCGTCGCCGAGGTCGGCAGTTTCGCCGCGGCCGCCAAGGCCTTGCATGCGACCCAATCCACGATATCGACGCGCATACGCGAACTGGAAACGACGTGGGGCGTCGAACTCTTCGACCGCACGCATCATGGCCTGCAATTGACGGCCAAGGGCCAGGAAATCCTTCCCTGGGCCAGGCAGATCGTCAGCCTGTCCGAGCGCATCGGCTTTCATCTCGGCGAACCCGACGCGCTCACGGGCCTGCTGCGCATCGGCGTGGCGGGACGCATTGCCCATACCTGGCTGCCGCGCCTCATTTCCACCATCCGCGCGCGCTATTCGCAAGTGCGCTTCGACATCACGCTTGGACTGACCGCTCCCTTGCTGCACATGGTCAAGTCGGGCGAACTGGATATCGCCTTCGCCGGCGCCCCCGTCATCGATCCCGCATTGAATGCCGTGTCGCTCGGCTACGACGAATTCGTATGGATGGCATCCCCCGAACTGGGCTTGCCGACAGGGCGGACGCTGACGCCCGCCGATCTCGTCAAATGGCCTATCGTCGGCCTGTCCCAGGCTTCGCCCCATCACCCGGCGATCGCGCAATGGTTCGGCGCCGCGAATGTCGAATACGCGCCCCATATCTCCTGCAACGACATGGGCATGGCCGCCAAGCTGATCGCGGCGGGCCTGGGCATCGGCCTGCTGCATCGGACATCGCACCGGAATGAGGTGCTGGCCGGGCTGTTGACGGTGCTCGACACCGCTCCGACATTTCCGAGACTGGAATTCGTCGCGGTTCACCAGCGCAGCAATA